In the Phaseolus vulgaris cultivar G19833 chromosome 7, P. vulgaris v2.0, whole genome shotgun sequence genome, one interval contains:
- the LOC137828124 gene encoding non-specific lipid transfer protein GPI-anchored 20-like → MASFRSLSLTAAVLAMALLMVAPSYAQITTPCNASIVGTFFTPCMNFLTNSSANGTSPTTECCTALKSLTSGGMDCLCLIVTGSVPFRIPVNRTLAISLPRACNMPGVPLQCKASGSPLPAPGPVSLGPSPSPASDSSGFSPTASPQGSTVLPSPTSPSLAPQSDTPSSLLTPPSPSADSGNPSVSTGSGRTNVTPSSAMTSYNAPPSLIFIALGFAVLKYY, encoded by the exons ATGGCAAGTTTTCGCTCTCTCTCCCTCACAGCTGCTGTGTTAGCAATGGCTCTGCTAATGGTTGCACCAAGCTATGCTCAAATCACCACGCCATGTAACGCATCAATAGTAGGGACTTTCTTCACACCTTGCATGAATTTTCTCACAAATAGCAGCGCCAATGGAACCTCACCAACCACCGAGTGCTGCACTGCCCTCAAGTCCCTCACAAGTGGTGGCATGGACTGTCTGTGTCTCATTGTCACTGGCAGCGTTCCCTTCAGAATTCCCGTCAATCGAACCTTAGCCATTTCTCTCCCTCGTGCCTGCAACATGCCCGGGGTCCCACTTCAATGCAAAG CCTCGGGTTCACCACTTCCTGCTCCTG GACCAGTGTCTCTTGGACCTTCACCTTCGCCTGCATCAGATTCCTCTGGATTTTCTCCAACCGCTAGTCCTCAAG GTTCTACTGTTCTCCCCTCACCAACTTCACCGTCTCTGGCACCACAATCTGACACGCCTTCTTCTCTTTTGACTCCACCATCTCCATCAGCGGATTCTGGTAACCCATCTGTATCAACGGGAAGTGGCCGCACTAATGTCACTCCATCATCTGCCATGACATCTTATAATGCTCCACCTTCTCTTATCTTCATTGCACTCGGATTTGCTGTTCTCAAATACTACTAG